One Thermoanaerobaculales bacterium DNA window includes the following coding sequences:
- a CDS encoding Stp1/IreP family PP2C-type Ser/Thr phosphatase, which translates to MSHVPRARNPKPGLVIESWGATDVGMMRRLNEDVFLVDENLGVYLVADGMGGHAAGEVASRLAADEIIRNLSEHVGVDNETWPEHWNMARSAVANRVVDAIMAGHERVTRAVRRDSDLRGMGTTVVVAMHPPNSRTLVVCHVGDSRAYRLRKGRFELLTDDHSWVHEQVAAGFLTEEAARAHPLKNVVTQALGGSGDPRVDILETELSEHDLYLLCSDGLNSMLADHEIAEILKSGSSLAETASALIAAANERGGHDNISVVLMKPQAAVDG; encoded by the coding sequence ATGAGCCACGTGCCCCGGGCGAGGAACCCGAAACCGGGCCTGGTCATCGAGTCGTGGGGCGCGACCGATGTCGGGATGATGCGCCGGCTCAACGAGGACGTGTTCCTGGTCGACGAGAACCTCGGAGTCTACCTGGTCGCCGACGGGATGGGCGGTCACGCGGCCGGCGAGGTCGCCTCGCGGCTGGCGGCTGACGAGATCATCCGCAACCTGTCGGAGCACGTCGGCGTCGACAACGAGACCTGGCCGGAGCACTGGAACATGGCGCGCAGCGCGGTCGCCAACCGCGTGGTCGATGCGATCATGGCCGGCCACGAGCGGGTCACCAGGGCGGTCCGCCGCGACTCCGACCTGCGCGGCATGGGCACCACGGTGGTGGTGGCGATGCACCCCCCGAACAGCAGGACGCTGGTGGTCTGCCACGTCGGGGACAGCCGGGCCTATCGGCTGCGCAAGGGTCGGTTCGAGCTGCTGACCGACGACCACTCGTGGGTCCACGAGCAGGTCGCGGCGGGCTTCCTCACCGAGGAAGCGGCGCGGGCCCATCCCCTGAAGAACGTCGTCACCCAGGCGCTCGGCGGCAGCGGCGATCCTCGGGTCGACATCCTCGAGACCGAGCTCTCCGAGCACGACCTCTACCTGCTCTGCTCGGACGGCCTCAACTCGATGCTCGCCGATCACGAGATCGCCGAGATCCTGAAGTCCGGGAGCTCGCTCGCCGAGACGGCGTCGGCGCTGATCGCGGCCGCCAACGAGCGCGGCGGGCACGACAACATCAGCGTCGTCCTGATGAAACCCCAGGCCGCCGTGGACGGATGA
- a CDS encoding PrsW family intramembrane metalloprotease, which yields MIPVAVAAATGLSVSTLLLVVLVTLAWWLDRYDREPLLVVAGVFAWGGAVAPLLWASSLGEATASLHAPLATLAGAAAEELLKAVAVVLVARHSARFDSPTDGVVYGTAAGLGFAAVENLLSVVGGAAPAPDSGMLTWTLQRTLESAGVHGLASGVVGGFVGLAHVSRGALTKVAWVAAGLVVGTALHGGWRAALAIAAGSRERWPVVAALPVLYALYLGAFWLFLRWEHRILGEQLADEAHLGLVPAWVPAVMPYYRRRVRSDWWPRRAERVVLSRLLTRLAFRRYQASRLPEGEAALATLEVLRLRGRVRRMLEPEARTPDDTDVNPL from the coding sequence GTGATCCCGGTCGCCGTCGCCGCCGCCACCGGCCTGTCGGTGTCGACCCTGCTGCTGGTGGTGCTGGTGACCCTGGCGTGGTGGCTGGACCGCTACGACCGGGAGCCGCTGCTGGTGGTGGCCGGCGTCTTCGCCTGGGGCGGGGCCGTTGCGCCTCTGCTGTGGGCGTCCTCCCTCGGCGAAGCGACCGCCTCGCTGCACGCGCCGCTGGCGACGCTCGCCGGCGCCGCGGCCGAGGAGCTGCTCAAGGCCGTCGCGGTGGTGCTCGTCGCGCGCCACTCGGCCAGGTTCGACAGCCCGACCGACGGCGTGGTGTACGGCACCGCGGCGGGGCTCGGGTTCGCCGCCGTGGAGAACCTGCTGTCCGTCGTGGGCGGGGCCGCGCCAGCGCCCGACTCCGGGATGCTGACGTGGACCCTCCAGCGCACCCTCGAGTCGGCCGGGGTCCATGGCCTGGCGAGCGGTGTCGTCGGCGGGTTCGTCGGGCTTGCCCACGTCTCGCGGGGAGCGTTGACGAAGGTCGCCTGGGTCGCCGCCGGGCTGGTGGTCGGCACCGCCCTGCACGGAGGCTGGCGGGCCGCCCTGGCGATCGCCGCGGGCAGCCGCGAGCGGTGGCCGGTGGTGGCCGCGCTGCCGGTGCTCTACGCGCTCTACCTGGGCGCGTTCTGGCTGTTCCTGCGCTGGGAGCACCGGATCCTGGGCGAGCAGCTCGCGGACGAGGCCCACCTCGGGCTGGTGCCGGCCTGGGTCCCGGCGGTGATGCCCTACTACCGGCGCCGCGTCCGGTCGGACTGGTGGCCGCGACGCGCCGAGCGCGTCGTGCTGTCGCGGCTGTTGACCAGGCTGGCCTTCCGCAGGTACCAGGCATCCCGGCTGCCGGAGGGCGAGGCCGCCCTGGCAACCCTCGAGGTGCTCCGACTGCGGGGCCGGGTCCGGCGCATGCTCGAGCCGGAGGCGCGCACGCCCGACGACACGGATGTCAATCCTTTGTAG
- a CDS encoding J domain-containing protein translates to MAHRITLYDTLGVKSDASEQDIRAAFRRLTRDHHPDRFSGPKRQAAEQRFQAITEAFNVLSRPDSRERYDRELAQRSAAPSGSQIDAREIARRLAAKGAEALRAGRVQEAVEHLQMAVDHDAEYDRASYFLGLALGRVRGRQRDALRYLERAVVLDPNSAAYKAHAAAAALANGMTSRAERLAQDALALDPTSDKATSVLAAIRAAAGPKRDGLFGRLRRKG, encoded by the coding sequence ATGGCACACCGGATCACGCTGTATGACACGCTCGGCGTCAAATCTGACGCGAGCGAGCAGGACATCCGCGCCGCATTTCGCCGCCTCACCAGGGACCACCACCCGGATCGCTTCTCGGGCCCGAAACGGCAGGCCGCCGAGCAGCGCTTCCAGGCCATCACCGAGGCCTTCAACGTCCTCAGCCGCCCGGACAGCCGCGAGCGCTACGACCGCGAGCTCGCGCAGCGGTCGGCCGCGCCGAGCGGTAGCCAGATCGACGCCCGGGAGATCGCGCGCCGTCTCGCGGCCAAGGGAGCGGAGGCGCTCCGCGCCGGACGCGTCCAAGAGGCGGTCGAGCACCTGCAGATGGCGGTCGACCACGACGCGGAGTACGACCGCGCGAGCTACTTTCTGGGGCTGGCGCTGGGCCGGGTCCGCGGTCGCCAGCGAGACGCCCTGCGCTACCTGGAGAGGGCGGTCGTTCTCGACCCGAACAGCGCGGCCTACAAGGCGCACGCCGCGGCGGCGGCGCTGGCCAACGGCATGACGAGCCGCGCCGAGCGGCTCGCCCAGGACGCGCTGGCGCTCGACCCGACGAGCGACAAGGCCACGAGCGTGCTCGCCGCGATCCGCGCGGCGGCAGGGCCGAAACGGGACGGCCTGTTCGGCCGGCTGCGCAGGAAAGGATGA
- a CDS encoding DUF4115 domain-containing protein — MILEAPQPAANPKVFGERLQRLRLERGLSLEEIGVETKISRRVLEALESGAFQYLPERVFSRSFVGQIARVMDLDPRSLLEDFDTAWEGSERGSAPGPLTGVAAPPAGPSIRWRFWFPISVCAGILVVVTTVILSGSDPGQATLVEQPRHVVQRSAAATPVGTPQPPPMPVSAEPEPASDSGLVDLKILVDPNEECWVRYRDREGRTEQRLLAGGDELELQLEGPVKLTVGNASAARLIVGGVIYGDLGVPGQVVHAEASQQGLTELGVGPRYD, encoded by the coding sequence ATGATTCTCGAGGCGCCTCAGCCCGCGGCGAATCCCAAGGTCTTCGGGGAGCGGTTGCAGAGGCTGCGCCTGGAGCGCGGGCTGTCGCTGGAGGAGATCGGCGTCGAGACCAAGATCTCCCGGCGGGTGCTCGAGGCGCTGGAGTCGGGCGCCTTCCAGTACCTGCCGGAGCGGGTGTTCAGCCGCAGCTTCGTCGGCCAGATCGCGCGGGTCATGGACCTCGACCCGCGGTCGCTGCTCGAGGACTTCGACACCGCATGGGAGGGGTCCGAGCGGGGGTCTGCCCCGGGGCCCCTGACCGGCGTCGCCGCGCCTCCCGCCGGGCCGAGCATCCGCTGGCGGTTCTGGTTTCCGATCTCGGTCTGTGCCGGCATCCTGGTGGTGGTGACGACCGTCATCCTGAGCGGCTCCGACCCCGGCCAGGCCACCCTCGTCGAGCAGCCCCGTCACGTGGTGCAGCGTTCCGCGGCCGCGACGCCCGTCGGAACCCCGCAGCCGCCGCCGATGCCGGTGTCCGCGGAGCCCGAGCCGGCGTCGGACAGCGGCCTCGTGGATCTCAAGATCCTGGTCGATCCGAACGAGGAATGCTGGGTGCGCTACCGCGACCGGGAGGGGCGGACCGAGCAGCGCCTCCTGGCCGGCGGCGACGAGCTCGAGCTCCAGCTGGAGGGCCCGGTCAAGCTGACCGTGGGCAACGCATCGGCGGCGAGGCTGATCGTCGGGGGCGTCATCTACGGCGATCTCGGGGTGCCCGGCCAGGTCGTCCACGCCGAGGCGAGTCAGCAGGGGCTGACCGAGCTGGGTGTCGGCCCGAGATATGACTGA
- a CDS encoding bifunctional riboflavin kinase/FAD synthetase has protein sequence MEVYFDPLGQDEPPRGSVLSIGNFDGVHIGHQAVLRQVVSRGAELRTTAMALTLEPHPVKLLRPDQAPRLVTTLQQRLQLIERTGIGATLVVPFTRGFAASSAESFVREVLVGRLGVREVYIGANFRFGADRGGDVDLLRKLGRELGFDAASAPTVTLDGEVVSTSRVRKALAAGRVGEAARLLGRTTFIDGEVAQGKRFGRRLGFPTLNLHWENELLPRQGVYVTAVHIPSFRRTFPSVTNIGVRPTVYENSVVTMESHLLDFTADVYRERVRLYFLDRLRDEQSFATTAHLMAQIRRDVAAAHAWWSAHPVETLGLVLL, from the coding sequence GTGGAGGTCTACTTCGACCCGCTGGGTCAGGACGAGCCGCCGCGCGGCTCGGTGCTGTCGATCGGCAACTTCGACGGCGTCCACATCGGCCACCAGGCGGTGCTGCGGCAGGTGGTGTCGCGCGGCGCCGAGCTCCGCACCACCGCGATGGCGCTGACCCTCGAGCCGCACCCGGTCAAGCTCCTGCGGCCCGACCAGGCGCCGCGGCTGGTGACGACCCTCCAGCAGCGGCTCCAGCTCATCGAGCGCACCGGGATCGGCGCGACCCTGGTGGTGCCGTTCACCCGCGGCTTTGCCGCCAGCTCCGCCGAGTCCTTCGTCCGCGAGGTGCTGGTCGGCCGGCTCGGCGTGCGCGAGGTCTACATCGGCGCGAACTTCCGGTTCGGAGCCGACCGCGGCGGTGACGTCGATCTGCTGAGGAAGCTGGGCCGCGAGCTGGGCTTCGACGCCGCGAGCGCGCCGACCGTGACGCTCGACGGGGAGGTGGTGTCGACCAGTCGCGTCCGCAAGGCGCTCGCGGCGGGCAGGGTGGGGGAGGCGGCGAGGCTGCTCGGACGGACCACCTTCATCGACGGCGAGGTGGCGCAGGGGAAGCGGTTCGGGCGCAGGCTCGGCTTCCCGACCCTGAATCTCCACTGGGAGAACGAGCTGCTGCCGCGCCAGGGGGTCTACGTCACCGCCGTCCACATCCCTTCGTTTCGCCGCACCTTCCCGTCGGTGACCAACATCGGGGTGCGCCCCACCGTGTACGAGAACTCGGTGGTGACCATGGAGAGCCACCTCCTCGACTTCACCGCCGACGTCTACCGCGAGCGGGTGCGCCTCTACTTCCTCGATCGGCTGCGCGACGAGCAGAGCTTCGCGACGACGGCGCACCTCATGGCTCAGATCAGGCGTGACGTGGCGGCCGCCCACGCCTGGTGGTCCGCCCACCCCGTCGAGACCCTCGGCCTGGTGCTGCTGTGA